The following are encoded together in the Ranitomeya imitator isolate aRanImi1 chromosome 4, aRanImi1.pri, whole genome shotgun sequence genome:
- the LINGO1 gene encoding leucine-rich repeat and immunoglobulin-like domain-containing nogo receptor-interacting protein 1, which produces MILTLPPCLCPILLLIVGSYLSGTASGCPQRCECSAQDRSVLCHRKRHLTIPEGIPTDTRLLDLSKNRIKTLNQDEFSAFPYLEELELNENILSTIEPGAFNGLFNLRFLGLRNNRLKLIPQSVFTGLSNLTQLDISENKIVILLDDMFQDLYNLKSLEVGDNDLVYITHRAFRGLNSLEELSLEKCNLTLVPTEALSHLPGLMSLRLRYLNINVIRDYSFKRLFRLKNLEVSHWPFLDTMTSNSLYGLNLTSLSVTYCNLSSIPYVAIRHLVYLRFLNLSYNPITSVEGSMLHELLRLQEFHLVGGQLTVVEPYAFRGLNHLRVLNVSFNSLSTLEESSFHSVGNLEALILDHNPLACDCRLLWIFRRRWRLNFNKQQPSCSSPEYVQGKEFKDFPDVLQPNYFTCRRARIQDRSPQVVHVDEGHTVHFFCRADGDPPPTILWQSPRKTFITSKSNGRLTVFPDGTLEVRYAQIQDNGTYHCVASNAGGNDTSLAHLHVRSYSPDWPHQPNKTFAFISNQPNESDVNSTRTSVPFPFDIKTLIIATTMGFISFLGVVLFCLVLLFLWSRGKGNTKHNIEIEYVPRKSDAGLSSADAPRKFNMKMI; this is translated from the coding sequence TGTTGCTTATAGTGGGCTCCTACCTGTCTGGCACTGCCTCAGGTTGTCCCCAACGCTGTGAGTGCTCCGCTCAGGATCGATCAGTTCTCTGCCATCGTAAAAGACATCTTACCATTCCTGAAGGCATCCCCACAGATACACGACTGCTGGACCTAAGCAAAAATCGCATCAAGACACTCAATCAGGACGAATTTTCTGCCTTTCCATATTTGGAGGAGTTGGAACTTAATGAGAACATTTTATCCACCATTGAACCAGGTGCCTTCAATGGTCTCTTCAATCTGCGATTCCTAGGGCTGCGAAATAATCGTCTAAAACTCATTCCACAAAGTGTATTTACAGGACTCAGTAACCTTACACAACTTGATATTAGTGAGAACAAAATTGTTATTCTTCTGGATGACATGTTCCAGGACCTGTATAACCTGAAATCTCTGGAAGTTGGAGATAATGATTTGGTATACATCACTCACCGTGCCTTCCGTGGACTCAACAGTCTGGAAGAGCTGTCATTGGAAAAATGTAACCTCACTTTGGTACCCACAGAAGCTTTGTCCCACCTTCCTGGTCTCATGTCCCTACGGCTAAGGTACCTGAATATTAATGTCATCCGTGACTATTCTTTCAAAAGGTTGTTTCGGTTGAAAAACTTAGAGGTATCGCATTGGCCATTCTTGGACACAATGACATCCAATAGCCTCTACGGGTTGAATTTAACTTCGCTATCTGTTACCTATTGCAATTTGAGCAGTATACCATATGTGGCAATCAGACATCTTGTTTACCTTCGATTTCTTAATCTTTCATATAACCCCATAACATCTGTGGAGGGATCTATGTTGCATGAGTTACTCAGACTTCAGGAATTTCACCTGGTAGGCGGACAACTGACTGTGGTGGAACCCTATGCTTTTCGAGGTCTTAACCATTTGCGAGTACTAAATGTATCCTTCAATTCTCTCAGTACACTGGAGGAATCTTCCTTCCATTCTGTTGGTAATCTGGAGGCACTCATTTTAGATCACAACCCACTAGCTTGTGACTGCCGACTATTATGGATCTTCCGGCGTCGTTGGCGCCTCAACTTCAATAAACAACAGCCATCCTGTTCCAGTCCAGAATATGTACAAGGAAAggaatttaaagattttcctgatgTCCTGCAACCTAATTACTTTACTTGCCGACGTGCACGAATCCAGGACCGAAGTCCACAAGTTGTACATGTAGATGAAGGTCATACTGTACACTTTTTCTGCCGGGCTGACGGTGATCCACCACCAACCATACTGTGGCAGTCCCCACGAAAGACTTTCATTACCAGCAAAAGCAATGGGCGTCTGACTGTATTTCCAGATGGAACTTTGGAGGTACGTTATGCTCAGATACAAGATAATGGGACTTACCACTGTGTGGCAAGTAATGCTGGTGGCAACGATACTTCATTAGCTCATCTCCATGTGCGCAGTTATTCTCCAGATTGGCCTCACCAACCCAATAAGACCTTTGCCTTCATCTCAAACCAGCCGAATGAAAGTGATGTCAACAGCACTCGAACAAGTGTACCGTTCCCATTCGATATTAAGACTTTAATTATTGCAACCACAATGGGCTTTATATCCTTCTTGGGGGTGGTTTTATTCTGCTTGGTCCTTCTTTTTCTTTGGAGCAGGGGCAAAGGAAACACCAAACACAACATTGAGATTGAGTATGTGCCACGAAAGTCAGATGCTGGACTGTCCTCTGCAGATGCACCCCGCAAGTTTAATATGAAGATGATCTGA